One window from the genome of Candidatus Thermoplasmatota archaeon encodes:
- a CDS encoding NAD(P)H-dependent oxidoreductase encodes MAKILICYYSRSGNTKKMAYLIQKGVMDAGVEVDTKDVKEVKVDDLKGYDGIIIGSPTYYGGPASQIKDLLDRSIKHHGKLQDKVGGAFSSSANVGGGNETTVLSILQSLLIHGMVVCGDSSGDHYGPVSIEKPDARAEKNCIRYGKRVAKLTKKLHG; translated from the coding sequence ATGGCGAAGATATTGATATGCTACTACTCGAGGTCTGGGAACACGAAGAAGATGGCCTACCTGATCCAGAAAGGGGTCATGGACGCGGGTGTCGAGGTTGACACAAAGGATGTGAAAGAGGTCAAGGTCGACGATCTAAAGGGCTATGACGGCATCATCATCGGCTCGCCGACGTACTACGGCGGACCCGCATCTCAGATAAAGGACCTGCTGGACAGGAGCATCAAGCACCACGGCAAGCTCCAGGACAAGGTGGGCGGGGCGTTCTCGTCGAGCGCGAACGTCGGCGGCGGGAACGAGACCACCGTGCTGTCGATCCTCCAGAGCCTTCTGATTCACGGCATGGTCGTCTGCGGCGACTCTTCTGGAGATCATTACGGTCCGGTCTCAATCGAAAAGCCAGACGCTAGAGCTGAGAAGAACTGCATCCGTTACGGAAAGCGCGTCGCAAAGCTCACCAAGAAGCTCCACGGGTAG
- a CDS encoding tetratricopeptide repeat protein, translated as MGLLDTLLNKEKKLLEKSKKELARVDSLEKSGRSKEALAELEKTSAMLKENMIFIGKMRLDFSPVFSDLGKKFLGFDRAQMAQDAARVSLQLDPKNSVAMVVDGRSAIRLGNVKEALITLSSAVAVFPKSEDLWSALGDAQESSGDIGNSIESYKCALEINSRAIEYYDKILAHTPQDTDMMKRKGTALTKLQRYDDSVKTFQAGIAIDPKDKDLWIGIATALNSAGKSDEAIKALNKALKLDPNDKYCHDNLGRILLKLGRPEEALESFSRAAEIDRGDKIVWNELGVVQEELKQYDAALESFDRALTIDPKDINVLNNKKMTLLKVERYPDLIMTCDKILLLNPQDHGTLLDKARALFAMDKIGEALTFADSSLVLAPKSKDAMNLKKECLIRLGRHEDVVVWCNKILAVDPNDYVATHDKGVAQMKAGRPQEAVKTFERGLKAVPTQLPMLESLKEAYKQLQKDDLVVQTCDRIVAVDQNNKAAYFDKAVALDRAEKYDECQAAYRLALKHDPTNPDVFYNIAALFLRIGKPREAVDYAKQGLIVAPGSHSLWRIRGDASYQSKEYENAVASYGKAVELDPSDKKSYKTMGRALVELKRYEQGLVAFEHAAKLDSKDADAWYQKCVALEWLDRDQDALSSITEAVRLNATVPEYRVKQGVLLTKLGKPDEALNAYDEAVKISPRSVHVLNAKKDLLKSLKRNEEVVTVCNEILKLAPKDRDALVDKGSASLFLKKPNEALVCFNKALDHHADDLDVLELKKLALISMDDPDSVVSVTDHILRLSPKNKNAHSDRAAALEKLDRMDEALKSYEHALSLDQKDVFLWNRKGLLLLSAGNPAQAAEAFEIAIKLDSNQPFVLNNKGKAYLELRRFEESLADFKKAIKILPNVAEFHMNQGRALASLGRFDDSIGSFNAARRLAPKDVATLKYMGMALLKLNRTSEALGAFDESIRLGSNDKDMWKSRAKAFEVTGNKEEAVKSYMKALETDQGDQAAWYRLGLLHLEIGRFSDANACFDKALDIESSNPKIWMSKGFAMEKQGLFEEAVSSYDRAIGLDSNDKEAWKSKGQVLLALGRAEPAFRCFDHALSIDPYFEVAAEGRKQAEEDIRKNKIEDYSRSVLEFEYAHGRPVTKEEAFKVCGIPYAFLSDVMEFLSGKAEISLTGISKEEFDRYERMSREVLVNTLEKRDLAAHGIRLCDITVSFPDLRISSAKKVLSYIQAVEEHQFSTKVSDPQTEDLLRQALDLPNDQKNVLGLIRNLGIGAYWARQLTTILQTFQGAGFETQSVTLKSIVSDSYGHYSPYDERAVRRAHAEPEPRHSHERREGIPKEEPRGAERYAEPREEREPRRQRGYEAEVERERPRQRPPRERPGREAQKPPEEIPSDLVGRRCLFHGGIAVARCRKCKAVLCKECIRGSDRCPRCNTPLKAVEETGDRREPRERERPESRRRPRDEEPEEGPQEEVEEEPEEQPRRRGREPQPKPARRKQDDDEELSRL; from the coding sequence TTGGGCTTACTTGACACGCTCTTGAACAAGGAGAAGAAGCTCCTGGAGAAGTCTAAGAAAGAACTGGCAAGAGTGGACTCCCTCGAAAAGAGCGGCAGGTCGAAAGAGGCCTTGGCCGAGCTAGAGAAGACCAGCGCGATGCTGAAGGAGAACATGATCTTCATCGGAAAGATGAGACTTGACTTTTCGCCCGTTTTCTCCGATCTGGGAAAAAAGTTCCTGGGATTCGACAGGGCACAGATGGCCCAGGATGCGGCCAGAGTGTCCCTCCAGCTGGACCCGAAGAACTCAGTCGCGATGGTTGTCGACGGACGTTCAGCTATCAGACTAGGCAATGTGAAGGAAGCGCTCATCACGTTGTCGAGCGCAGTCGCGGTCTTCCCGAAGTCCGAGGATCTCTGGTCCGCACTGGGGGACGCGCAGGAGTCATCCGGAGATATCGGCAACTCTATCGAGAGCTACAAGTGCGCGCTCGAAATCAACTCTCGGGCCATAGAATACTACGACAAGATACTCGCGCACACGCCCCAAGACACCGACATGATGAAAAGGAAGGGGACAGCGCTCACGAAGCTGCAGCGGTATGACGACTCCGTCAAAACCTTTCAGGCAGGAATCGCCATCGACCCAAAGGACAAGGATCTCTGGATCGGCATCGCGACCGCACTGAACTCCGCTGGGAAGAGTGACGAGGCCATCAAGGCTTTGAACAAGGCGCTGAAGTTGGACCCCAACGACAAGTACTGTCACGATAACCTAGGCAGGATACTGCTGAAGCTGGGGAGACCCGAGGAGGCGCTCGAGAGCTTCTCGAGGGCGGCGGAGATAGACCGGGGCGACAAGATCGTGTGGAACGAGCTCGGAGTCGTCCAGGAGGAGCTGAAGCAGTACGATGCGGCGCTCGAATCGTTCGACCGCGCGCTCACGATCGACCCAAAGGATATCAACGTACTCAACAACAAGAAGATGACACTGCTGAAGGTCGAGAGATATCCAGACCTCATCATGACTTGCGACAAGATACTCCTTCTGAACCCGCAGGACCATGGGACTCTCCTCGACAAGGCCCGCGCGCTGTTCGCCATGGACAAGATCGGCGAGGCACTCACATTCGCCGACTCATCGCTCGTTCTGGCACCAAAGTCAAAGGACGCCATGAACCTCAAGAAAGAGTGTCTGATCAGGTTGGGGAGGCACGAGGACGTAGTCGTCTGGTGCAACAAGATACTCGCGGTGGACCCGAACGACTATGTCGCCACGCACGATAAGGGCGTCGCGCAGATGAAGGCCGGCAGGCCCCAGGAAGCCGTGAAGACCTTTGAAAGGGGGCTGAAAGCCGTGCCCACGCAGTTGCCGATGCTTGAGAGCCTGAAGGAAGCGTACAAGCAGCTTCAGAAGGACGACCTCGTGGTCCAGACTTGCGACAGGATCGTGGCAGTGGACCAGAACAACAAGGCTGCGTACTTCGACAAGGCAGTCGCGCTAGACAGGGCGGAGAAATACGACGAGTGTCAGGCCGCTTATCGGCTTGCGCTCAAGCACGACCCCACCAATCCAGATGTGTTCTACAACATCGCAGCCCTATTCCTCAGGATCGGCAAACCGCGAGAGGCAGTCGACTACGCGAAGCAGGGCCTTATCGTCGCGCCGGGATCGCACTCCCTCTGGCGCATAAGGGGAGATGCGAGCTACCAATCCAAAGAATACGAGAATGCCGTCGCCTCATACGGAAAGGCAGTTGAGCTGGACCCGAGCGACAAGAAATCGTACAAGACCATGGGTCGAGCACTGGTCGAGCTCAAGAGGTACGAGCAGGGACTGGTAGCCTTCGAGCACGCTGCCAAGCTGGACTCGAAGGACGCGGACGCGTGGTACCAGAAGTGTGTCGCGCTCGAATGGCTGGACCGCGACCAGGACGCGCTGTCATCCATCACCGAGGCCGTGCGCCTGAACGCTACAGTTCCAGAGTATAGGGTGAAGCAGGGCGTATTGCTGACTAAACTCGGCAAGCCAGATGAGGCGCTGAATGCGTACGACGAAGCGGTCAAGATATCGCCGAGGAGCGTGCATGTCCTCAATGCGAAGAAGGACCTCCTCAAATCCCTTAAGCGGAACGAGGAGGTCGTCACCGTCTGCAACGAGATCCTCAAGCTCGCACCCAAGGACAGAGACGCGCTTGTTGACAAAGGCAGCGCCTCGCTGTTCCTGAAGAAGCCCAACGAGGCGCTCGTGTGCTTCAACAAAGCGCTCGATCACCATGCAGACGATCTTGATGTCCTCGAGCTGAAGAAGCTGGCGCTCATCTCGATGGACGACCCCGACAGCGTCGTTTCGGTCACGGACCACATTCTAAGGTTGAGCCCAAAGAACAAGAACGCGCACTCGGACCGCGCAGCGGCACTGGAGAAGCTAGATCGGATGGACGAGGCGCTCAAGAGCTACGAGCACGCGCTCAGTCTGGACCAGAAGGATGTCTTCCTCTGGAACAGGAAGGGGTTGCTGCTGCTGAGTGCGGGGAACCCTGCACAAGCTGCCGAGGCTTTCGAAATAGCCATCAAGCTCGATTCCAACCAGCCCTTCGTGCTCAACAACAAGGGCAAGGCCTATCTCGAGCTCCGAAGGTTCGAGGAGTCCCTTGCGGACTTCAAGAAGGCGATCAAGATACTCCCCAATGTGGCGGAATTTCACATGAACCAGGGGCGGGCGCTTGCTAGCCTCGGGAGGTTCGATGATAGCATCGGATCCTTCAACGCGGCCAGGAGACTTGCGCCAAAGGACGTGGCGACGCTGAAGTACATGGGCATGGCGCTCCTGAAGCTGAACAGGACCTCCGAGGCCCTGGGGGCTTTCGACGAGTCCATAAGGCTTGGGTCGAACGATAAGGACATGTGGAAGAGCAGGGCGAAGGCGTTCGAGGTCACGGGCAACAAGGAGGAGGCAGTCAAATCGTACATGAAGGCGCTCGAGACCGACCAGGGAGACCAGGCCGCATGGTACAGGCTCGGGTTGCTTCACCTGGAGATTGGGAGGTTCTCGGACGCGAACGCGTGCTTCGACAAGGCGTTGGACATTGAGAGCTCCAACCCCAAGATATGGATGAGCAAGGGCTTCGCGATGGAGAAGCAGGGGCTGTTCGAGGAGGCTGTCAGCTCGTACGACCGTGCGATTGGTCTCGACTCCAACGACAAGGAGGCTTGGAAGAGCAAGGGGCAGGTCCTGCTGGCCCTTGGTCGCGCGGAGCCAGCGTTCAGATGCTTCGACCACGCGCTCAGCATCGACCCGTACTTCGAGGTCGCAGCCGAGGGCAGGAAGCAGGCGGAGGAGGACATCCGCAAGAACAAGATCGAGGATTATTCGAGGTCGGTGCTTGAGTTCGAGTACGCGCACGGAAGGCCTGTCACCAAGGAGGAAGCCTTCAAGGTCTGCGGGATACCGTACGCCTTCCTCAGCGACGTCATGGAGTTCCTGAGCGGCAAGGCTGAGATAAGCCTTACTGGCATATCGAAGGAGGAGTTCGACAGGTACGAACGGATGTCCAGAGAGGTCCTGGTGAACACCTTGGAGAAGAGGGACCTGGCAGCGCACGGCATCAGATTGTGCGACATCACAGTGAGCTTCCCGGACCTCAGGATCTCGAGCGCGAAGAAGGTCCTGAGCTATATCCAAGCGGTGGAGGAGCACCAGTTCAGCACGAAGGTCTCCGACCCTCAAACGGAGGACCTGCTCAGGCAAGCGCTCGACCTGCCGAACGACCAGAAGAACGTGCTTGGGCTCATCAGGAATCTAGGCATCGGAGCGTACTGGGCCAGACAGCTGACGACGATACTGCAGACTTTTCAAGGCGCGGGCTTCGAGACACAATCAGTCACGCTCAAATCAATCGTCAGTGACAGCTACGGACACTACTCGCCATATGATGAGCGCGCGGTCAGACGCGCGCACGCGGAACCCGAGCCGAGACACTCCCATGAGAGACGGGAGGGGATACCGAAGGAGGAGCCCAGGGGCGCGGAGCGATACGCCGAGCCGCGCGAGGAGCGCGAGCCGAGGAGACAGAGGGGGTACGAGGCCGAAGTCGAGCGGGAAAGGCCTCGCCAGAGACCTCCTAGGGAGCGTCCTGGCAGAGAGGCTCAGAAACCCCCGGAAGAGATACCATCCGATCTCGTAGGAAGGAGATGTCTGTTTCACGGAGGCATCGCGGTCGCGAGATGCCGGAAGTGCAAGGCCGTGCTGTGCAAGGAATGCATCCGCGGTTCAGATAGGTGCCCGAGGTGCAACACGCCCCTGAAGGCAGTGGAAGAGACCGGAGACCGCAGAGAGCCCAGAGAGAGAGAGAGACCCGAGTCAAGAAGGCGGCCGCGCGACGAGGAGCCGGAAGAAGGACCTCAGGAAGAGGTCGAGGAAGAGCCGGAGGAGCAGCCTCGCCGTAGAGGACGAGAACCCCAGCCGAAGCCGGCCCGCAGGAAGCAGGATGATGATGAGGAGCTCTCGAGGCTCTGA
- the tdh gene encoding L-threonine 3-dehydrogenase, whose translation MHAVVKRNREPGASVEDVDKPVAGNGEVLVQTKMTSICGTDVHIWDWNHWAQKRVKTLPIVFGHEFCGEVVQVGKGVKKVKVGDMVSAETHIVDGTCYQCRTGRMHICRNMKILGVDTDGVFAEYVKLPELNAMKLPKGVDPRLGSLLEPLGNATFTVFPNDCFHDIKDKNVVVAGCGPIGLMAIALLKTMGAKQVLATELGSEKVRTELAKKMGADHVLDAAMGNGALVKKVKELTDDNGADVCLEMSGAAPALRQVFDMLTPGGRVSILGLYNDPVTLDVNNAITFKSATVFGITGRKMFQTWDLMFEVMKKPAFRSKLESIITHTLPIRDIEEGMHLIRTKQAAKVSLKPEW comes from the coding sequence ATGCACGCGGTTGTCAAAAGGAACAGGGAGCCGGGAGCGTCGGTCGAGGACGTGGATAAGCCAGTCGCCGGCAATGGTGAGGTCTTGGTCCAGACGAAGATGACCTCCATCTGCGGCACGGACGTTCACATATGGGACTGGAACCACTGGGCCCAGAAGCGCGTCAAGACGCTGCCGATCGTCTTCGGACACGAGTTTTGCGGAGAGGTCGTCCAGGTAGGCAAGGGCGTTAAGAAGGTCAAGGTGGGGGACATGGTCTCCGCCGAGACACACATCGTGGACGGCACATGCTATCAGTGCAGGACCGGCAGGATGCACATCTGCCGGAACATGAAGATTCTAGGCGTCGACACCGACGGAGTCTTCGCTGAGTACGTCAAGCTGCCTGAGCTAAATGCGATGAAGCTCCCGAAAGGGGTCGACCCTAGACTGGGGTCTCTCTTGGAGCCTCTCGGAAATGCCACGTTCACCGTCTTCCCGAACGACTGTTTCCACGACATAAAGGACAAGAACGTCGTCGTCGCTGGCTGCGGACCGATCGGTCTGATGGCGATTGCTCTGCTGAAGACAATGGGCGCGAAGCAGGTATTAGCCACCGAGCTCGGTAGCGAGAAGGTCAGGACCGAGCTGGCGAAGAAGATGGGCGCGGACCATGTGCTCGATGCTGCGATGGGGAACGGAGCGCTCGTCAAGAAGGTCAAGGAGCTGACTGACGACAATGGCGCAGATGTATGTCTCGAGATGTCGGGAGCGGCACCGGCCCTCAGGCAGGTCTTCGATATGCTGACTCCTGGTGGGAGGGTCTCCATACTTGGACTCTACAACGACCCTGTCACGCTCGATGTCAACAATGCAATCACGTTCAAGAGCGCCACGGTCTTCGGCATTACCGGCCGGAAGATGTTCCAGACCTGGGACCTCATGTTCGAAGTCATGAAGAAGCCGGCCTTCAGGTCGAAGCTCGAGTCTATAATCACGCACACCTTACCCATAAGGGACATCGAGGAAGGAATGCACCTCATTCGCACCAAGCAGGCTGCGAAGGTGTCCTTGAAACCCGAGTGGTGA
- a CDS encoding aminotransferase class I/II-fold pyridoxal phosphate-dependent enzyme: protein MVRRDPVGFLKSEYDQLVSSELDWKLRVLQGPSTPRCVVDGKKVLMLCSNNYLSLSNHPKLKKAAIDAVNKYGAGSGSVRPIAGNMDLHMELERRLAKFKEADASLVYQTGFAANAGLIPQLADAGNLIVSDELNHGSIIDGVRLSKADRAVYRHCDVEDLKRVLAEAEKHSPPYRKILVITDGVFSMDGDIAPLDGIAPVTHDHGAMVYVDDAHGEGVLGAGGRGIVSHFMLKRNDVQVEMGTFSKAFGVVGGHISGSRDLINFAFNKSRTWLLSGSHPPAVAAACIAAIDVLETEPQHVKNLWANTDYFRKGVRQLGFDTGNSQTPIIPVMMGESGAAKEFSSRLFDIGVFALPIVFPMVSKDKARIRTIMNAALTRKDLDEALSAFEKIGKELKIV from the coding sequence ATGGTCCGGAGAGATCCCGTGGGATTTCTGAAATCAGAGTATGATCAGCTAGTGTCGAGCGAGCTGGACTGGAAGTTGCGCGTGCTCCAGGGACCGAGCACGCCCAGGTGCGTCGTCGACGGCAAGAAGGTCCTGATGCTCTGCTCCAACAACTACCTCAGCCTGAGCAATCATCCGAAGCTGAAGAAGGCTGCAATCGATGCGGTCAACAAGTACGGTGCCGGCTCTGGCTCTGTTCGTCCGATCGCCGGCAACATGGACCTCCACATGGAGCTGGAGAGGCGCCTGGCCAAGTTCAAGGAGGCAGACGCCTCGCTCGTGTATCAGACTGGGTTCGCCGCCAACGCGGGCCTGATACCTCAGCTCGCCGACGCTGGAAATCTCATCGTCAGTGACGAGCTCAACCACGGGAGCATCATCGATGGTGTGAGGCTGTCGAAGGCTGACCGCGCGGTATACAGGCACTGTGATGTGGAGGACCTGAAGAGAGTCCTCGCGGAGGCCGAGAAGCACTCTCCACCTTATCGCAAGATCCTTGTCATCACGGACGGAGTGTTCAGCATGGACGGGGACATTGCGCCCCTGGATGGAATCGCCCCGGTCACGCACGATCATGGCGCCATGGTCTATGTGGACGACGCCCATGGAGAAGGAGTCCTTGGAGCTGGCGGGAGAGGCATCGTCTCTCATTTCATGCTGAAGCGCAATGATGTCCAGGTCGAGATGGGGACCTTCTCGAAGGCCTTCGGAGTCGTCGGAGGCCATATCTCAGGGAGCAGGGACTTGATCAACTTCGCGTTCAACAAATCTAGGACATGGCTGCTGAGCGGGTCTCATCCTCCGGCCGTGGCTGCAGCGTGCATCGCGGCCATCGATGTCTTGGAGACGGAGCCGCAGCATGTCAAGAACCTGTGGGCCAACACCGACTACTTCAGGAAGGGCGTTCGCCAGCTTGGATTCGACACGGGAAACAGCCAGACACCCATCATACCCGTGATGATGGGCGAGAGCGGCGCCGCGAAGGAGTTCAGCTCGAGATTGTTCGACATCGGCGTGTTCGCGCTGCCGATTGTGTTTCCGATGGTGTCGAAGGACAAGGCCAGGATCAGAACCATCATGAACGCAGCGCTGACCAGGAAGGACCTCGACGAGGCATTGAGCGCTTTCGAGAAGATAGGCAAAGAGCTGAAGATAGTCTAG